In Scatophagus argus isolate fScaArg1 chromosome 5, fScaArg1.pri, whole genome shotgun sequence, a genomic segment contains:
- the serpinh1b gene encoding serpin H1b isoform X2 — MWMTNVVALCLLALMASAEDKKLSSHATTLADNSANLAFSLYHNMAKEKETENILISPVVVASSLGMVALGGKASTASQVKTVLSADKLKDEHLHAGLSELLTELSDAKKRNTTWKINNRLYGPSSVTFADDFVKNSKKHYNYDHSKINFRDKRSAVNSINEWAAKSTDGKLPEITKDVQNPDGAMIVNAMFFKPHWDEKFHDKMVDNRGFLVTRSFTIGVPMMHRTGLYDFYEDTENRIFVLSMPLGQKQASMILIMPYHLEPLDRLEKLLTRKQVDTWLSKMQNRAVAISLPKISVDVSHNLQKHLAELGLTEAVDKAKADLSNISGKKDLYLSNVFHASTLELDVEGNPYDTSIFGTEKLRNPKLFYVDHPFIFLVKDNKTNSIMYIGRVVRPKGDKMRDEL, encoded by the exons atgtgGATGACTAATGTTGTAGCTCTTTGTCTGCTGGCCCTCATGGCCTCTGCGGAGGACAAGAAGCTTAGCAGCCATGCTACCACGCTGGCTGACAACAGTGCCAATCTGGCCTTCAG CCTCTACCACAACATGgcaaaggagaaagagacagagaacatcctcatctctcctgtGGTGGTGGCCTCCTCTCTGGGGATGGTGGCTCTTGGCGGTAAGGCCTCCACTGCTTCCCAGGTCAAAACTGTCCTCAGTGCTGACAAACTAAAGGATGAGCATCTGCATGCAGGCCTGTCTGAACTGCTCACAGAG TTGAGCGATGCCAAGAAACGCAACACTACCTGGAAGATCAACAACCGCCTGTATGGCCCGAGCTCCGTCACCTTTGCTGATGATTTtgtgaaaaacagcaagaagCACTACAACTACGACCATTCAAAAATAAACTTCAGGGACAAGAGGAGTGCAGTGAACTCCATCAACGAGTGGGCAGCCAAGTCGACAGATGGCAAGCTGCCTGAGATCACCAAGGACGTGCAGAACCCAGATGGAGCCATGATTGTCAACGCTATGTTCTTCAAAC CTCACTGGGATGAGAAATTCCATGATAAAATGGTGGACAATCGTGGTTTCCTGGTTACCCGCTCATTCACCATTGGAGTTCCCATGATGCATCGTACGG GTCTGTATGACTTCTACGAGGACACAGAGAACCGAATCTTTGTGCTGAGCATGCCTCTAGGCCAGAAGCAGGCTTCTATGATCCTTATTATGCCCTACCACCTGGAACCTCTAGATCGCCTAGAGAAACTCCTGACCAGGAAACAGGTGGACACGTGGCTCAGTAAGATGCAGAACAGAGCTGTGGCCATTTCCCTCCCCAAGATCTCAGTGGATGTCAGCCACAACCTGCAG AAACACCTTGCTGAGCTCGGCCTGACCGAAGCCGTAGACAAAGCTAAGGCTGACTTGTCCAACATCTCCGGAAAGAAGGACCTTTACCTCTCTAATGTCTTCCATGCATCAACCCTTGAGCTGGACGTGGAAGGAAACCCATACGACACCAGCATCTTTGGCACAGAGAAGCTGAGAAACCCCAAACTTTTCTATGTAGATCACCCCTTCATTTTCCTGGTGAAGGACAATAAGACCAACTCCATCATGTACATTGGCAGAGTAGTAAGACCTAAAGGAGACAAGATGCGTGATGAGCtataa
- the serpinh1b gene encoding serpin H1b isoform X1, with protein MTSGNENRRHQNISRLLQLLLETDRMWMTNVVALCLLALMASAEDKKLSSHATTLADNSANLAFSLYHNMAKEKETENILISPVVVASSLGMVALGGKASTASQVKTVLSADKLKDEHLHAGLSELLTELSDAKKRNTTWKINNRLYGPSSVTFADDFVKNSKKHYNYDHSKINFRDKRSAVNSINEWAAKSTDGKLPEITKDVQNPDGAMIVNAMFFKPHWDEKFHDKMVDNRGFLVTRSFTIGVPMMHRTGLYDFYEDTENRIFVLSMPLGQKQASMILIMPYHLEPLDRLEKLLTRKQVDTWLSKMQNRAVAISLPKISVDVSHNLQKHLAELGLTEAVDKAKADLSNISGKKDLYLSNVFHASTLELDVEGNPYDTSIFGTEKLRNPKLFYVDHPFIFLVKDNKTNSIMYIGRVVRPKGDKMRDEL; from the exons ATGACCAGTGGG AATGAAAATCGCAGACATCAAAACATCTCAAG gctgctgcagctgcttttggagacagacaggatgtgGATGACTAATGTTGTAGCTCTTTGTCTGCTGGCCCTCATGGCCTCTGCGGAGGACAAGAAGCTTAGCAGCCATGCTACCACGCTGGCTGACAACAGTGCCAATCTGGCCTTCAG CCTCTACCACAACATGgcaaaggagaaagagacagagaacatcctcatctctcctgtGGTGGTGGCCTCCTCTCTGGGGATGGTGGCTCTTGGCGGTAAGGCCTCCACTGCTTCCCAGGTCAAAACTGTCCTCAGTGCTGACAAACTAAAGGATGAGCATCTGCATGCAGGCCTGTCTGAACTGCTCACAGAG TTGAGCGATGCCAAGAAACGCAACACTACCTGGAAGATCAACAACCGCCTGTATGGCCCGAGCTCCGTCACCTTTGCTGATGATTTtgtgaaaaacagcaagaagCACTACAACTACGACCATTCAAAAATAAACTTCAGGGACAAGAGGAGTGCAGTGAACTCCATCAACGAGTGGGCAGCCAAGTCGACAGATGGCAAGCTGCCTGAGATCACCAAGGACGTGCAGAACCCAGATGGAGCCATGATTGTCAACGCTATGTTCTTCAAAC CTCACTGGGATGAGAAATTCCATGATAAAATGGTGGACAATCGTGGTTTCCTGGTTACCCGCTCATTCACCATTGGAGTTCCCATGATGCATCGTACGG GTCTGTATGACTTCTACGAGGACACAGAGAACCGAATCTTTGTGCTGAGCATGCCTCTAGGCCAGAAGCAGGCTTCTATGATCCTTATTATGCCCTACCACCTGGAACCTCTAGATCGCCTAGAGAAACTCCTGACCAGGAAACAGGTGGACACGTGGCTCAGTAAGATGCAGAACAGAGCTGTGGCCATTTCCCTCCCCAAGATCTCAGTGGATGTCAGCCACAACCTGCAG AAACACCTTGCTGAGCTCGGCCTGACCGAAGCCGTAGACAAAGCTAAGGCTGACTTGTCCAACATCTCCGGAAAGAAGGACCTTTACCTCTCTAATGTCTTCCATGCATCAACCCTTGAGCTGGACGTGGAAGGAAACCCATACGACACCAGCATCTTTGGCACAGAGAAGCTGAGAAACCCCAAACTTTTCTATGTAGATCACCCCTTCATTTTCCTGGTGAAGGACAATAAGACCAACTCCATCATGTACATTGGCAGAGTAGTAAGACCTAAAGGAGACAAGATGCGTGATGAGCtataa